The genomic interval CATACATTGCAACGTTGAAGGAACGTGTTTCTGAAGTATCCTCGCGGGTTACTGACTCCGGAAAAACTGTGGCGGTGCTCTACCCCACCATCGGCGGCGGAGTCACCTACGCATACGGCCGCGGATCCATGGCCAACCCACTTGTTGCCGAAGCAGGCCTGACCAACGTTTTCGCAGACCAATCCGAACGCGTCTTTGAGGTCACGGCAGAAGAACTGATCTCCCGAAACCCCGACTACATCATCGTTTTACACAGCGACGGTTCCCCTTCAGACATCGTCGCAGAGGTGGGCAATCTCCAAGGGTCCAGCGCACTCACTGCTCTGAGTGAGAACAAAGTGCTGCCCATACTCATGAACTTTGCCGAACCCCCAACCCCGCTGGCCGTCGATGGCCTAGAAAAAATCATCGACTTTGTGGAAACCCACCCATGATCGAGGCCACACACCTACGCCACAGTTTTGGCGACAACATCGTCATCGATGACGTCACCCTCCATCTACCTGCACACGGCACCGTCAGCTTGGTCGGCCCCAACGGCAGTGGCAAAACCACCCTGCTGCGTGCACTATACGGAGCACTGCAACCAAATGAAGGGCACATCCACGTAGATGGCGTTCCACTAATAAGCTTGCACCGCAAAGACATCGCAAAAACCATGGCCGTAGTCATCCAAGAACATGACTCCGACCTCCCCATGACCGTCGCTGACCTGGTCTTACTAGGCAGACTCCCCCACCAAAAGATGTTTGCCGGCAACTCTCAAGCTGATCAGTTACTCGTTAAGGAAGCACTCACCCGAGTCGGCGCCATTCACCTGGCCGACCGACAATTCGGCGCACTTTCAGGCGGTGAACGCCAACGCGTCCTCATCGCACGAGCACTCGTACAAAACGCCACACACATCCTGCTCGACGAACCCACCAACCACCTCGACATCCGCTACCAGCACGAAGTCCTCCACCTCGTCCGCGAACTCAGCTCAAGTTCCATCATCGTCCTCCACGACCTCAACCTCGCAGCTGCCTACAGCGACCACATCATCCTCCTTGACCAAGGACGTGTGGTTACTCAAGGAACGCCCTCAGAGGTATTGACCCCAGAGCATTTGGAACCTGTGTATGGCGTTCGTGTTGAGCGCTTTGACCTAGGCGATGAAGTCCACCTTCGGTTCAAGCGTCACTAGGAGTTTTGTTGAGGAGGTGGCGGGGACTTAGTGTTCTTCTGAGATGCCTAAAGACTCTTCCAAAGCCTCACGCATGGCATCGCGGGGTGCATCCATTCCGGTGAATTGTTCAAACTGTCCGTAGGACTGGTGTGCCAGCATGACGTGGCCTCCGACAGCTTTGAGGCCTTTGGCTCGTGTGACTTCTACGAGTGGTGTTGGCCAGGGGTCGTAGATGACGTCGAGGACTGGGGCGATCGCAAGGGTGTCTTCGAGGCCTGCGATTGCTGCGGAGGGCACTGTAGAGACTACGACGTCGGCTTCGATGTGGAGATGCTCGAGCGGGGCGTAGGCCAAGGTGGTGGGGGTTTCGTCGAAAAGCGTTTGCAGTTCGGCGGTGCGATCGGAGCGGTTGAGCACCGTGATCCGGGCGACCCCGGCTTCGATGAGTGCCCAGATGGCGGGGCGTGCGGTGCCGCCGGAGCCGATGACGATGGCGTGTTTGCCGGCCAGTGATGCGCCGCCGAGGAGTTCACCGAGAGCTCCCCTGATGCCGTCGACGTCGGTGTTGTCGGCGCGCCATCCGGTGGCCGTGCGCAGCAAGGTGTTTGCGGAGCCGATGGCGCAGGCGCGTTCGGTTACTTCGTCGGCGAATTCAAGAGCTGCGAATTTAGACGGCATGGTGACGGAGAATCCGCAGTAGGTTTCATCAGCGCCGGAGACGATGCCGGGGAGCATGTCGCCGGTGCACTCAAAGCGGTCGTATTCCCATTGGTCCAGTCCGAGGGCTTTATAGCCGGTGTTGTGGAGGACTGGGGATTTGGAATGCTCGATGGGTGAGCCGAGTACGGCCGCCCGGTGAGTGATGTGAGAACCCAATTTTATTCGCTGATCCTTATCGGTTGCTGTCTAGAACGCCACTGTTCAAAGCTTGCTCAATGTCGGCTTCGTGCTCTTCGAAGGTGTCGTTGAACACGGTGGTTCCATCGGTGTCGATGGTGACAAAGTACAGCCAGTTTCCTTCTGCAGGGTTTTCCATGGCTTGGAGTGCTTCGGTGGATACTGCGGCGATGGGGGTTTGTGGCAGGCCGTCCATGGCGTAAGTGTTCCATGGGGTGACGGTCTGACGGTCTTCGTCGGTGGTTGCTACTTCTTGTTCAGACAGACCGTAGTTGACGGTGGAGTCGAATTGCAGCTGCATTGGCTCGGCGAGACGGTTCAAGATGACGCGGGCGACCTTATCAAAATCTCCTGCTGGTGCTTCGCGCTCGATTAGAGATGCTGCGGTGAGCAGCTCATATGGAGTAAGTCCGATGGCATCTGCACGGCCCGTGATGTCGGTTTCTTGGAAATGGTTTGCTGATCGCGTGATCAGATCGGTGAGGATTCCCTGGGCGTCGTTGGATGGATCCACCACGTATTGGCCAGGCATGATCAGGCCTTCGAGGCGCTTTGGATCAGTTCCGCGAGCTTCCACAGCAGCGATTGCCCAATCTGGGACACCCAATTCTGCAGGCGACACGGTGGAGGCAACCTGCTGCAAATCCTCAGCGGTGATGCAGTTGGCGGAGCCTTCGGTGCAGGTCACGGCTGCGATCTGGGAGTAGATTCCCGCGCGGGTGTTTCCGCCGACAACAGTGACGTCCATCAAGGTGGCGCCGCCGTGAATGTCGAGGAGATCAACCTGGTTGTCTGGATCAAGCAGAGCCGACACTGCAGCTGCTGCGTTCATTTGTTCCTGCAGACGGTAGAAACCTGGCTGTACACTACCCGCGTTGGGGTTGTTGCTGGCCGCTGTTTGGAACGCTGAGTTGGTGGCCACGATATCTCGTTCTTCCAACTCTGGGCCGAGCTCTGATATGGAGGAACCTTCAGGGATTTCGACCAGCTGAACCACACCGTTTCCGGAGCCTTCATAGTCATGTGGCGTCCGGTTTGAGGTGGCTACACCGATATAGATGATGGCACCGATAATGAGGATGAGTGAAGCGATCGTCACGGCAATAAACCGTTGGCGGCGCTTTACGTAGACGGGCTCCATCCGGCGGTTTCGGATTTGGTTCATCCTGGGAAATTTCCCTTCTCGTCGAAATCTTGGGTGTCTGTGGATTGTGGTTCAAGGGCTCGGGTGCGAGCATCCAACCAGGTTTGAAGGATTTCTACTGCGGCAGCTTGATCAATAACTTTACGTCCCGCTTTTTCGCTGACTCCTGAGGCCCGCAAGGCTTGGGTGGCCACGACGGTGGTGAGGCGTTCGTCGCCAAGCCGTACCGGAATGTTCTTTCCAGCATTGGTGAGGCGCCGACGGACGCGGAAAGCAATTTCCTTTGCATGCTTCACACTGGCGGAGCCATTTCCCTGCAGATCTGTGGGTAGACCAACAATGACTTCCACGGCGTTGTATTCCTCAACGATGGCGACCAACCGATCAATATCGGCCAGGTCTGGCCCTTTGAATCCAGTTTCCCGCGGAACGGTTTCCACAGGCATGGCAAGCTTGGCATCGCGGTCAGAGGCTGCCACTCCGATGCGCACGGTGCCGACATCTAAGCCAAGGCGCCGGCCTGGGCCTGGATCATCGTGACCGGGTGTATCGGCGGAAACCTTCATAGAAAAACCCGCTTACCTTTCCATTGTTTAGTGTTAAGAAATTAATGTGTTGCAAGGCACAAAGACAAATTTAGCTTTTAAGCATAGCCGTACGGAAGAAGACCCGTCTGATCTGTCCCCAAAATAGGACCCAAACCCTTCTAAAACATGCAATGCCGGGGTTCTCGTCGTGAGAACCCCGGCGTTATTTTTTAGGGCCTAGACTGAAGGCTTAGAGTGCCTCGATCTCAGCGCGGACTGCGCCGAATGCGGATTCCAGGCCAGCAATGTTGGCGCCGGATCCTTGTGCGAGGTCAGCCTTGCCGCCACCGCGACCGTCGATGTAGGAACCAACGAGCTTAACCAGGTTGCCGGAGTGAGCTCCGCGAGCCACAGCGGCCTTGGTTGCAGCTACCACGAATGGAACCTTGCCGGCGTTGTCGGAGGCAATAACCAAGACGCCTTCGCGGTCGCCGAGCTTGTCCTTCAGGGTGGTTGCGATGGTGCGCAGGTCACCGGCGTTGGTGTTGTCCTTGACGCGCAGCAGCAAGGTGGTGACGCCACCGATCTCTTGAGCGTTGTTCAACAGGTCTGCGGTTTGTGCCATGAGCTGCTGACGGTGCAGGGCTTCGATTTCCTTCTCTGCTGCCTTCAGCTTGTCTACCAGCTGTGCGACGCGCTCTGGAAGTTCCTCGGATGGAGCCTTCAGGGAGCTTGCCAAACCCTCGGCGAGTGCGCGTTCCTTGGACAGGTAGTTGAAGGAGTTCAGGCCGGAGTAGGCCTCGATGCGGCGCACGCCGGAGCCGATGGATGATTCACCCAACAGTGCCACTGGGCCGATCTGTGAGGAGTGCGCAACGTGCGTACCGCCACAGAGTTCCATGGAGAAAGGTCCGCCGATTTCCACAACGCGCACGGTGCTTCCGTAGTTTTCGCCGAAGAGCGCCATCGCACCCATTGCCTTGGCTTCCTCGAGTGAGGTTTCCACGGTGTTGACAGCCCAGTCGGTGTCCACGGCTTCGTTGGTGATCGCCTGGATTTGCTCGACTTGTGCTGGGGTGAGCTGCTCGGTGTAGTTGAAGTCGAAGCGCAGGTAGCCTGGCTTGTTCATGGATCCTGCCTGGAGGGCAGTTGGTCCAAGAACCTGCCGCAGAGCGGCATGAATCAGGTGGGTTGCGGTGTGTGCCTGGCGTGCAGCATGGCGCCATTGCTTATCGACGCTTGCCACCACTTCATCACCTACCGCAAGTCCACCGTTTGCCACGAGTGCCTTGTGAACCCACAGTTTCTTACCGATCTTCTGCACGTCATGGACATCAAGCACGGTGTCTCCGAGCAGGATCTGACCACGATCGCCGAGCTGTCCACCTGATTCTGCGTACAGAGGTGACTGGTCGAGGATGACCTCAACTTCTTGACCTTCTGTGGCTTCAGAAATCTTGGCACCATCGGAAAGTAGTCCGAGGACCTTGGACTGGGAATCCAGTTCCTCAAAGCCGGTGAATACGGTTGGGTTGTTGTCGACCCATTCGCGGTAGATGCTCAAGTCGGTGTGGCCGTGCTTCTTTGCCTGGCTGTCAGCCTTTGCACGGGAGCGCTGCTCTGCCATGAGGGAATCAAAGCCTTCAACGTCAACCTCAAGGCCTGCTTCTGCAGCCATTTCGAGGGTGAGGTCGATGGGGAAACCGTAGGTGTCGTGCAGTGCGAATGCCTGAGCACCGGCAACCTTGGTGGATCCTGCAGCCTTGATGGAGGTTGCAGCCTCTTCGAAGAGGTGGGTTCCAGAGACCAGAGTCTTCAAGAAAGCGCGCTCTTCGGTGACAGCCACACGCATGATGCGCTCACGGTTGTCGGCGATTTCTGGGTAGGACGGGGTCATGGTGTCCATGATGGTGTTCATGAACTGCTCCATGGTCTCACCAGTAGCACCGAGCAGACGTGCGGAACGGATAATGCGGCGAAGCAGGCGGCGCAGGATGTATCCACGGCCTTCGTTGCCTGGGGTAACACCATCGAGGATGAGCATCATGCCGGTACGAGAGTGGTCGGCGATAACGCGGAAGCGAATGTCAGAGGTGTTGTCAGAACCATACTTGGTTCCGGTCAGGGTCTCTGCAACGTCGATGACTGGGCGCAGCAGGTCGGTTTCGTAGACGTTTTCAACATCCTGGAGGATGCAGGCAACGCGCTCGACGCCCATGCCGGTATCGATGTTCTTCTTTGGAAGATCGCCAAGGATGTCGAAGTTGTCCTTGCCAATACCCTGTCCGCGTTCCTTCTCCATGAAGACCAGGTTCCAGATCTCCATGTAGCGGTTGTCGTCAGCGACAGGGCCGCCTTCCTTGCCGTACTTCTCGCCGCGGTCGTAGTAGATCTCGGAGCAAGGGCCACAAGGTCCTGGTACACCCATGGACCAGTAGTTGTCAGCCATACCCAGGCGCTGGATGCGCTCTGATGGGACGCCGATCTTCTTTTCCCAGATCTCTGCAGCCTCGTCATCATCGAGGTACACAGTGACCCAGAGGCGCTCTGGATCAAGGCCAAAGCCTCCGTCTGCTACGGAACCAGTCAGAAGGCCCCATGCGTGGGTAATTGCGCCTTCTTTGAAGTACTGGCCGAAGGAGAAGTTACCTGCCATCTGGAAGAAGGTATTGTGGCGAGTGGTGATACCCACTTCTTCGATATCCAGGGTACGAACACACTTCTGAATGGAAGTCGCAGTGCCGTTTTCAAAAGGTGGGGTCTGCTGGCCCAGGAAGTACGGCTTGAATGGAACCATGCCTGCGTTAACGAACAGCAGGTTAGGGTCGTCGAGAATCAGTGACGCGCTAGGTACCGCCTGGTGACCGGCATTGACGAAGTGATTGGTAAAACGCTCCCTGATCTCATGGGTCTGCACAGCGGTATCCTGCCTTAGAACTTCTCGAAATGTTTTAGCGCATTCAAAAACACACGCCTAAAAATGGACTGGTGGTAACTTTACCCGTCTCCACTAGGTGTTGAGCAACCCGGGCTACTTGGTTCCACGGATTATACGACGAAGCCTGCCAATGTACTCGGCAATCCGCTTCTCTCCACCGTGTGTGGTGGGCTCGTAATAGACCCGATCGCGCAGGTTCTCCGGTAAATATTCTTGCCGGACCACTCCCCTGGGATCATCGTGAGGATAGGAATATCCCACTGCATTTCCGAGCTTTTTGGCGCCTTCATAGTGACCATCGCGAAGATGCGCAGGAACGGTACCGATGTGGCCTTGCTGAACATCAGTCAAAGCAGCATCCATGGCCATGATGACAGCATTGGATTTGGGAGCAAGAGCCAAATGAATGGTCGCTTGCGCCAAATTGATCCGCGCCTCTGGCATACCGATTAATTGGACAGCTTGAGCTGCAGCAATGGCCACTTGCATGGCCGAAGGATCAGCCATACCGATGTCTTCACTTGAGTGAACCACCAACCGGCGGGCAATAAACCGTGGGTCTTCACCGGCATCAATCATGCGCGCCAAGTAGTGCAAGGCTGCGTCTACATCGGAGCCTCTAATTGATTTGATCCAGGCACTGACCACGTCATAGTGCTGATCGCCATCGCGGTCATAGCGGACCACTGCGCGGTTCACGTTGGCCATGACGGTGTCAATATCTAAAACGCCGCCATCTTCTACGGCTTCTGCAGCGGCTTCAATGTAGGTCAGGCCTCGGCGGGCATCGCCACCGGCAAGAAGAACCAACTGGTCAACTGCTTCATCGGTGGCGGTGATTCGACCGGCAAGTCCACGCTCATCTTCAAGCGCTTTATTAAGGACTGTTTTAATATCCTCATCGCTTAAAGATTCCAACTGGAGCAGCAAGGACCTGGACAGCAGTGGAGACACCACTGAAAAGGAGGGGTTCTCAGTGGTCGCTGCAACGAGCAACACGGTGCGGTTTTCCACTGCAGAGAGCAACGCGTCCTGCTGAGTTTTGGAAAACCTATGAACCTCATCAATAAACAGCACGGTGCGCTGCCCTAATTGCAGATCCATCCTCGCACGTTCAATAACGGCGCGGACTTCTTTCACACCTGAGGACAGCGCCGACATCGCCACAAAGCGATCGCCTGCAGCTGCAGAAATCAATGAGGCAATGGTTGTTTTTCCAGTGCCGGGAGGCCCATACAAAATGACGGAGGCATCCCCTGAACCTTCAATGAGCCGGCGAAGTGGCCTGCCCTCCCCCAGCAAATGCTGTTGGCCAACCACTTCATCAAGCGTCCTTGGCCTCATGCGGGCAGCAAGGGGTGCGTGTCCGCCTGGGTGAAAATACTTCGAGGCGGCTTTGGAATTGCTCACGCTGCTTGTGTTGCCTGCGGATCCCGGTGTTTCGGGCGTTTCAAAAAGTGAATCCTGGGCCATAGTGCACAGGTTAGTCGCTTGGCTGAAACAACCAAGCAACCGGTGCTCTTCAGCTAGTCATTTTTGAGGAACAAACGCACCACGTCGTCTGCGAATCGTGCCACCTCAGGGAACCTGGAATCCAGCCCGCGCGCTGCAAATCGCTGAAGCGCGGAGAACGTGTCGTGGAGGTCTTGCTGGACCAGCTCGTCATCTTCGGCAGATCGTGGAATCAACAGTTCATCAAGGTTGGAGACATCCAAAGTGGTGTTTCCATCTTCGGTGACGTGCAGCAGGTTAAGCATGCCGCTGATGGAGCCGAGCTTCATGAAGGCAACACTCGATAGTGCCCAGCCGATGAGAGCGGTCACGATACGTGCTTGGAGGCGCTCTTCATTGTTCACATTGGGCCAGATTCCACGGACTTCTTGGACCCAGGATTCAATGAGTTCGTCTACCTCATCATCAGAGATGGGGCGGCTGAACACGAATTGCGGGAAACCTGCGATCACACAAGCAACATCAAAGGTGGCATCCCTGAAACCGGCAACTTCGTAGTCCAGGAAGTGGGTGCGTTCAGCCACGATGATGTTGTCGGGTGACAAGTCAAAAGGTGTGAAGGCACGGTGGCGTCCGGAAATCAGGCGTCGCCGAGCTACGCGGGCAAACTCCTCGACGACTTCTGGAACGGTGACCCCGGCGTCGACAAGTATCTTTTTACCCACCTCAATTGCTGCGGGCAGCAACCTATCGCGGTTTTTCTGCATCTCAGCTGTGGCTGGGTATTTGGCCAGCATACGGTTGAGCAGAATGTTGAAGTCTTCTTCGCGGTCTGCGGTGGCGGCGTGCAGGCTGCCCAGCGATTGGCCGAGGTTGCGCAGGATCTGCATGCGCTGATCACCGGTACGCTGATCG from Corynebacterium glutamicum ATCC 13032 carries:
- a CDS encoding ABC transporter ATP-binding protein, whose translation is MIEATHLRHSFGDNIVIDDVTLHLPAHGTVSLVGPNGSGKTTLLRALYGALQPNEGHIHVDGVPLISLHRKDIAKTMAVVIQEHDSDLPMTVADLVLLGRLPHQKMFAGNSQADQLLVKEALTRVGAIHLADRQFGALSGGERQRVLIARALVQNATHILLDEPTNHLDIRYQHEVLHLVRELSSSSIIVLHDLNLAAAYSDHIILLDQGRVVTQGTPSEVLTPEHLEPVYGVRVERFDLGDEVHLRFKRH
- a CDS encoding shikimate dehydrogenase, with the translated sequence MGSHITHRAAVLGSPIEHSKSPVLHNTGYKALGLDQWEYDRFECTGDMLPGIVSGADETYCGFSVTMPSKFAALEFADEVTERACAIGSANTLLRTATGWRADNTDVDGIRGALGELLGGASLAGKHAIVIGSGGTARPAIWALIEAGVARITVLNRSDRTAELQTLFDETPTTLAYAPLEHLHIEADVVVSTVPSAAIAGLEDTLAIAPVLDVIYDPWPTPLVEVTRAKGLKAVGGHVMLAHQSYGQFEQFTGMDAPRDAMREALEESLGISEEH
- the mltG gene encoding endolytic transglycosylase MltG; translation: MNQIRNRRMEPVYVKRRQRFIAVTIASLILIIGAIIYIGVATSNRTPHDYEGSGNGVVQLVEIPEGSSISELGPELEERDIVATNSAFQTAASNNPNAGSVQPGFYRLQEQMNAAAAVSALLDPDNQVDLLDIHGGATLMDVTVVGGNTRAGIYSQIAAVTCTEGSANCITAEDLQQVASTVSPAELGVPDWAIAAVEARGTDPKRLEGLIMPGQYVVDPSNDAQGILTDLITRSANHFQETDITGRADAIGLTPYELLTAASLIEREAPAGDFDKVARVILNRLAEPMQLQFDSTVNYGLSEQEVATTDEDRQTVTPWNTYAMDGLPQTPIAAVSTEALQAMENPAEGNWLYFVTIDTDGTTVFNDTFEEHEADIEQALNSGVLDSNR
- the ruvX gene encoding Holliday junction resolvase RuvX, which gives rise to MKVSADTPGHDDPGPGRRLGLDVGTVRIGVAASDRDAKLAMPVETVPRETGFKGPDLADIDRLVAIVEEYNAVEVIVGLPTDLQGNGSASVKHAKEIAFRVRRRLTNAGKNIPVRLGDERLTTVVATQALRASGVSEKAGRKVIDQAAAVEILQTWLDARTRALEPQSTDTQDFDEKGNFPG
- the alaS gene encoding alanine--tRNA ligase gives rise to the protein MQTHEIRERFTNHFVNAGHQAVPSASLILDDPNLLFVNAGMVPFKPYFLGQQTPPFENGTATSIQKCVRTLDIEEVGITTRHNTFFQMAGNFSFGQYFKEGAITHAWGLLTGSVADGGFGLDPERLWVTVYLDDDEAAEIWEKKIGVPSERIQRLGMADNYWSMGVPGPCGPCSEIYYDRGEKYGKEGGPVADDNRYMEIWNLVFMEKERGQGIGKDNFDILGDLPKKNIDTGMGVERVACILQDVENVYETDLLRPVIDVAETLTGTKYGSDNTSDIRFRVIADHSRTGMMLILDGVTPGNEGRGYILRRLLRRIIRSARLLGATGETMEQFMNTIMDTMTPSYPEIADNRERIMRVAVTEERAFLKTLVSGTHLFEEAATSIKAAGSTKVAGAQAFALHDTYGFPIDLTLEMAAEAGLEVDVEGFDSLMAEQRSRAKADSQAKKHGHTDLSIYREWVDNNPTVFTGFEELDSQSKVLGLLSDGAKISEATEGQEVEVILDQSPLYAESGGQLGDRGQILLGDTVLDVHDVQKIGKKLWVHKALVANGGLAVGDEVVASVDKQWRHAARQAHTATHLIHAALRQVLGPTALQAGSMNKPGYLRFDFNYTEQLTPAQVEQIQAITNEAVDTDWAVNTVETSLEEAKAMGAMALFGENYGSTVRVVEIGGPFSMELCGGTHVAHSSQIGPVALLGESSIGSGVRRIEAYSGLNSFNYLSKERALAEGLASSLKAPSEELPERVAQLVDKLKAAEKEIEALHRQQLMAQTADLLNNAQEIGGVTTLLLRVKDNTNAGDLRTIATTLKDKLGDREGVLVIASDNAGKVPFVVAATKAAVARGAHSGNLVKLVGSYIDGRGGGKADLAQGSGANIAGLESAFGAVRAEIEAL
- a CDS encoding replication-associated recombination protein A → MAQDSLFETPETPGSAGNTSSVSNSKAASKYFHPGGHAPLAARMRPRTLDEVVGQQHLLGEGRPLRRLIEGSGDASVILYGPPGTGKTTIASLISAAAGDRFVAMSALSSGVKEVRAVIERARMDLQLGQRTVLFIDEVHRFSKTQQDALLSAVENRTVLLVAATTENPSFSVVSPLLSRSLLLQLESLSDEDIKTVLNKALEDERGLAGRITATDEAVDQLVLLAGGDARRGLTYIEAAAEAVEDGGVLDIDTVMANVNRAVVRYDRDGDQHYDVVSAWIKSIRGSDVDAALHYLARMIDAGEDPRFIARRLVVHSSEDIGMADPSAMQVAIAAAQAVQLIGMPEARINLAQATIHLALAPKSNAVIMAMDAALTDVQQGHIGTVPAHLRDGHYEGAKKLGNAVGYSYPHDDPRGVVRQEYLPENLRDRVYYEPTTHGGEKRIAEYIGRLRRIIRGTK
- a CDS encoding phosphotransferase family protein, which codes for MLSHEEIVAIAEDLLSKRYGGVQTLSDVEQLNGSGTSAVLRARVANSPFLQQRSVVLKYVPSTGDVFDDSALVREIVSYQFTTSLSEDVRPGPVILAYDIDKRILVISDSGNGDTFADLIDQRTGDQRMQILRNLGQSLGSLHAATADREEDFNILLNRMLAKYPATAEMQKNRDRLLPAAIEVGKKILVDAGVTVPEVVEEFARVARRRLISGRHRAFTPFDLSPDNIIVAERTHFLDYEVAGFRDATFDVACVIAGFPQFVFSRPISDDEVDELIESWVQEVRGIWPNVNNEERLQARIVTALIGWALSSVAFMKLGSISGMLNLLHVTEDGNTTLDVSNLDELLIPRSAEDDELVQQDLHDTFSALQRFAARGLDSRFPEVARFADDVVRLFLKND